A window of Paenibacillus sp. 19GGS1-52 contains these coding sequences:
- the spoVAD gene encoding stage V sporulation protein AD, which produces MQQLGSQTWQFTTRPVILGSSAVVGPEEGEGPLAADFDFIYDTLKMGEKTWEKAERTLFEKASQLALYNAGIDEKQLEFFVGGDLMNQIISSSFAARKLGVPYLGVFGACSTSMESLAIASMIVDSGGSKYVLAGTSSHNCTVEKQFRYPTEYGSQKPPTAQYTVTGSGCAVIGKNDGSGKGIQVVSATIGRVMDLDITDPFNMGTAMAPAAADTITAHFRDTTLSPGYYDLIITGDLASVGLPIAKALLAKEGIPMEQTQFDDCGLLIYDLDKQKYVIAGGSGCGCSAVVTYGHILKRMKKGELKRVLIVATGALLSPLSYQQGESIPCVAHAVALEIGGEGV; this is translated from the coding sequence ATGCAGCAACTCGGCAGTCAGACCTGGCAGTTCACTACTCGTCCCGTAATTCTAGGTTCTTCCGCCGTGGTCGGACCCGAGGAGGGAGAAGGACCGTTAGCAGCAGATTTTGACTTCATCTATGACACTTTGAAGATGGGGGAAAAAACCTGGGAAAAGGCAGAACGCACCTTATTTGAGAAAGCTTCGCAGCTGGCGCTGTACAATGCAGGAATAGATGAGAAGCAGCTGGAATTTTTTGTTGGTGGAGATTTGATGAATCAGATTATCAGTAGTTCATTTGCAGCAAGGAAGCTGGGTGTCCCTTATCTCGGAGTATTCGGCGCCTGTTCTACCTCTATGGAAAGCTTGGCAATCGCCTCAATGATTGTAGATTCCGGGGGCAGTAAATATGTGCTGGCTGGAACCTCAAGCCACAATTGTACAGTGGAGAAGCAGTTCCGTTACCCGACCGAATATGGTTCTCAAAAACCACCAACCGCCCAATACACAGTAACAGGTTCTGGCTGTGCAGTTATCGGCAAAAATGACGGTTCTGGCAAAGGGATCCAGGTCGTATCAGCCACCATCGGACGTGTCATGGATTTAGATATTACCGACCCCTTTAATATGGGGACAGCGATGGCGCCCGCAGCTGCAGATACAATAACCGCACATTTCCGGGACACAACCCTTTCCCCAGGATATTATGATTTAATTATCACCGGTGACCTTGCTTCAGTTGGCTTACCCATAGCTAAAGCCTTGCTGGCAAAAGAGGGAATACCAATGGAGCAAACCCAATTTGATGACTGCGGTCTGCTTATTTATGATTTGGACAAGCAAAAATATGTGATCGCTGGTGGAAGTGGCTGTGGCTGCTCTGCAGTCGTAACTTATGGACATATTCTGAAACGTATGAAGAAGGGGGAGCTGAAGCGGGTGCTGATTGTGGCAACTGGCGCCTTGCTGTCACCTTTATCCTATCAGCAGGGCGAGAGCATTCCCTGTGTGGCACATGCTGTAGCCCTGGAAATCGGAGGTGAAGGAGTATGA
- a CDS encoding multidrug efflux SMR transporter produces MKRNSGWVKVVGAAVLEVLWVIGLKHADTPWEWLITVIAIAASFSVMISASKTLPVGTVYSVFAGLGSAGTVLADTLFFGEPFKLMTMILVLLLLTGVIGLKMVTPDNTVKEVS; encoded by the coding sequence ATGAAGAGGAATTCAGGCTGGGTAAAGGTTGTTGGCGCTGCTGTGCTAGAGGTGCTTTGGGTCATAGGGTTGAAGCATGCAGACACACCGTGGGAGTGGCTTATTACAGTAATAGCGATTGCAGCCAGCTTCAGTGTGATGATCTCGGCAAGCAAGACACTGCCAGTTGGCACGGTATATTCTGTATTTGCAGGACTGGGATCTGCCGGAACGGTGCTAGCGGACACTCTATTCTTTGGTGAACCGTTTAAGCTTATGACGATGATCTTAGTGCTTCTGCTGCTAACCGGTGTGATAGGCTTAAAAATGGTCACTCCTGACAACACTGTTAAGGAGGTGTCCTAA
- a CDS encoding multidrug efflux SMR transporter: protein MAWLFLVIAGLFEMYGVTMISQLHKKRSWQGVVKLFLGFGGSFVLLSLAMKNLPMGTAYAVWTGIGASGGAFLGMLLHGEARDLRRIACILMILGAAVGLKVIA from the coding sequence ATGGCTTGGTTATTTCTTGTCATAGCTGGACTATTCGAAATGTATGGGGTGACGATGATTAGTCAGTTGCATAAGAAACGCAGCTGGCAAGGTGTGGTTAAACTTTTTCTTGGTTTTGGAGGGAGCTTTGTTCTACTGTCACTGGCCATGAAGAACCTGCCAATGGGGACAGCCTATGCGGTGTGGACGGGAATCGGCGCCTCCGGAGGAGCATTTCTGGGTATGCTGCTGCATGGAGAAGCACGAGATCTGCGGCGGATTGCTTGTATCCTCATGATTCTGGGGGCGGCAGTAGGTCTTAAGGTAATCGCCTAA
- a CDS encoding BglG family transcription antiterminator, with the protein MRKITARQRQMILLLLGVSEGITAAEIAAGTGVSVRTVHREMEDIELILQDFGLDLSRKSGKGLQLNGPEAGLEKLRLFLREEKLAEYSGEDRKVYELCALLEAVEPVKLYSLAHSLKVTVASISYDLDELEPWVRKFGLLLVRRRGYGVEITGSEIDKRRAICRLAAEHLDLSDLVGHNLQLDVNPIFKMLLSTVGKSNLMDVENTLWDMEWKWTTELPEIVYMELLLGLAVTARRIEIDRGVDSAEEAGYARLSDHRNIAGAEIYVQRLGETLGLHFPAVEIVYIAGLFDQVQDSFSSAGFAYGDIELMEIVYRLTESVVKRTGISFQSDRSLREGLLEHIDPALKRIREGTRIRNPLLGPIRRDYEYLFNIIRAAVEDLQMEPEIPDEEIGFLVMHFGASVERLNQLRRNVRAILVCASGLSSSRLLATRLTKEMPQIEILRNISWYEAARLPEDTYDLIISTIDLPLDKDRYIKISPLLSGEEIEKLLNYIQNTTLSERKISSPGEPDKSVQEEAALDRMKSHKSILDEMVSLLERFRFHPLDNTGMSLRATLSEMLDMLNGSGVIGDADILLERLLERERMASQVIPDTRLALFHTRSSHIHMSSLTLYRLRQPVQLEGDTEVRVILLMLAPRKLSKESLEVLSEISALLLNSELVKLLEERTESEIRRYLSSELLRFFENKI; encoded by the coding sequence ATGAGGAAAATTACCGCCAGGCAACGCCAGATGATATTGCTCCTCTTAGGAGTGAGTGAGGGAATTACGGCGGCTGAAATTGCGGCAGGTACCGGTGTAAGCGTGAGAACCGTTCATCGGGAAATGGAAGACATCGAGTTGATCCTGCAGGATTTCGGGCTGGATTTGAGCAGGAAATCAGGAAAAGGCCTTCAATTGAACGGTCCTGAGGCCGGTCTTGAGAAACTGCGTCTTTTTTTGCGGGAAGAAAAGCTGGCGGAGTACTCGGGCGAGGATCGTAAAGTATATGAGTTATGTGCTCTACTGGAGGCGGTGGAGCCTGTGAAGCTCTACTCCCTCGCTCATTCTTTGAAGGTAACCGTTGCATCGATCAGCTATGATCTGGATGAACTCGAGCCATGGGTACGAAAGTTCGGTTTACTTCTGGTACGCAGAAGAGGATACGGTGTGGAGATCACCGGTTCTGAGATAGACAAACGCCGGGCCATCTGCCGACTGGCTGCTGAACATCTTGATTTGTCAGATTTGGTAGGCCATAATTTGCAGCTTGATGTGAATCCAATATTCAAGATGCTTTTGTCCACGGTAGGTAAGAGTAATCTTATGGACGTGGAGAATACGTTATGGGACATGGAGTGGAAATGGACAACTGAACTCCCGGAAATTGTATACATGGAGCTGCTGCTGGGTCTGGCTGTTACTGCAAGGCGGATAGAGATAGACAGAGGTGTTGATAGCGCTGAAGAGGCGGGGTATGCACGTTTGTCTGATCATCGTAATATTGCAGGTGCGGAGATTTATGTGCAGCGGCTAGGTGAGACTTTGGGTCTGCATTTTCCAGCGGTTGAAATTGTTTATATTGCCGGATTATTTGACCAGGTTCAGGATTCATTCTCCTCTGCAGGCTTTGCTTATGGAGATATTGAGTTGATGGAAATTGTATATAGACTGACGGAGAGTGTTGTGAAGCGGACGGGGATTTCCTTCCAAAGCGATCGCTCGCTACGAGAAGGTCTGCTTGAGCATATTGATCCGGCGTTGAAACGGATTCGTGAAGGAACCCGTATACGGAATCCCCTTCTCGGACCCATACGCAGAGATTACGAATACTTATTCAATATCATCCGGGCAGCGGTTGAGGATTTGCAGATGGAGCCGGAAATTCCGGATGAGGAAATCGGATTTCTGGTGATGCACTTTGGTGCATCCGTGGAAAGATTGAATCAACTTAGGCGTAATGTACGGGCAATTCTCGTCTGTGCCAGTGGGTTAAGCTCTTCCCGGCTATTGGCTACAAGGCTTACGAAGGAGATGCCGCAGATTGAAATTTTGCGGAATATTTCCTGGTACGAGGCTGCACGGCTGCCAGAGGATACCTATGATCTGATTATTTCAACGATTGATCTTCCACTGGATAAAGACCGGTATATCAAAATTAGCCCCCTGCTGTCAGGGGAAGAAATAGAAAAGCTGCTGAACTATATTCAGAATACTACATTGAGTGAGCGAAAGATTTCTTCACCCGGCGAACCTGACAAATCGGTACAGGAGGAAGCGGCATTAGATAGAATGAAGAGTCATAAAAGCATTTTGGATGAGATGGTTAGTTTGCTCGAACGCTTCCGGTTTCACCCGTTGGATAACACCGGAATGAGCCTGCGAGCAACACTGTCGGAAATGCTGGATATGCTGAATGGCAGCGGTGTGATCGGAGATGCTGATATTCTGCTGGAGCGTCTGCTGGAGCGGGAAAGAATGGCCAGTCAAGTCATCCCGGATACAAGACTCGCGCTTTTCCATACACGGAGCAGTCACATTCATATGTCCTCGTTGACTTTATATCGTCTGAGACAGCCAGTTCAACTGGAGGGGGATACTGAAGTCAGAGTGATTCTGCTCATGCTTGCCCCGCGTAAGTTGTCTAAGGAGAGTCTCGAAGTGCTCAGTGAAATTAGCGCCTTGCTGCTGAATTCTGAATTAGTCAAGTTGTTGGAAGAACGGACGGAGTCGGAGATCAGGCGATACTTATCGTCAGAGCTTCTGCGTTTTTTTGAAAATAAAATTTGA
- a CDS encoding PTS sugar transporter subunit IIA gives MSILSEDKVIMNGAAKDKYEAITMAGKLLVAAGHVTEEYIPKMLEREEVVSTYMGEGLAIPHGTKEARPFIKSTGLSVVRFPDGVDFGGDEPAFVVIGIAAAGDGHMEVLTNVAMIFSEDGALDRVMNATTPADIIALFEGGVE, from the coding sequence ATGAGTATACTGTCAGAAGATAAAGTAATAATGAATGGTGCCGCAAAAGATAAATACGAAGCCATCACAATGGCGGGTAAGCTGCTTGTTGCTGCAGGACATGTTACTGAGGAATATATCCCTAAGATGCTGGAGCGTGAAGAGGTAGTATCGACCTATATGGGCGAAGGGCTTGCAATTCCGCACGGCACCAAGGAGGCCAGACCTTTTATCAAATCTACTGGGTTATCTGTAGTTCGCTTCCCGGATGGCGTTGATTTTGGCGGAGATGAACCCGCTTTTGTCGTCATTGGCATTGCAGCTGCGGGAGATGGACACATGGAAGTACTGACGAATGTAGCCATGATTTTCTCCGAAGATGGTGCACTTGATCGGGTAATGAATGCTACTACTCCGGCTGATATTATTGCTCTCTTTGAAGGAGGCGTTGAATAA
- the spoVAC gene encoding stage V sporulation protein AC, with amino-acid sequence MPVKTKRSGVKLRLDTLTPQDYEKLSKPFVPARPVFKNCLRAFLSGGLICVIGQGVQEAFMAIFGMTSKEAASPTVAVMILISVILTSFGVYDKMAQWAGAGTAVPVTGFANSMCSAALEHRAEGLVLGVGGNMFKLAGSVIVFGAVAAFVIGIIYAFLGLGGGH; translated from the coding sequence TTGCCAGTAAAAACCAAAAGATCTGGCGTCAAGCTGCGGCTAGATACCCTGACTCCACAGGATTATGAGAAATTGTCCAAGCCATTTGTGCCAGCACGACCTGTATTTAAAAACTGTCTGCGGGCCTTCCTCTCGGGCGGCCTAATCTGTGTAATTGGACAAGGCGTACAGGAGGCCTTTATGGCTATTTTCGGAATGACCTCTAAGGAGGCGGCGAGTCCTACCGTTGCTGTGATGATTCTAATTTCGGTTATACTTACCAGTTTTGGAGTGTACGACAAAATGGCTCAATGGGCTGGCGCTGGCACTGCGGTGCCCGTCACAGGTTTTGCCAATAGTATGTGCTCTGCAGCACTTGAGCATCGTGCCGAAGGTCTGGTGCTCGGGGTTGGCGGGAACATGTTCAAGCTAGCCGGCTCTGTAATTGTGTTTGGAGCTGTGGCAGCCTTCGTGATTGGAATAATCTATGCCTTTCTGGGCTTAGGAGGTGGGCACTAA
- a CDS encoding M42 family metallopeptidase — MNQETLDLFKTLTEFPAAPGFERELRAYVKDAMAPYTDEFVQDRLGSLFGVLRGEENGPKIMVAGHFDEVGFMVTGITDNGMIRFQPLGGWLSAAVASQRLQIITRKGTLTGVVGSTPIHLLSDEERSKTVDIRKMYIDIGADSREEAESFGVAPGQQILPICPFTPLANPKKIMAKAWDNRYGLGLAIELVKELHGKKLPNTVFAGATVQEEVGLRGARTAANLLSPDIFFGLDASAAADMTGDRQAFGQLGQGALLRIYDPTMVTHRGLIEYVQDTADTHRIKYQYFVSQGGTDAGQVHVSGIGVPSAVIGICSRYIHTASSVIHSDDYAAAKELLIKLVEGLDRTTLQTIIENS; from the coding sequence ATGAATCAAGAAACTTTGGATTTGTTCAAGACTCTGACTGAATTCCCCGCAGCTCCAGGCTTCGAACGCGAACTGCGTGCTTATGTCAAGGATGCTATGGCACCGTATACTGATGAATTCGTACAGGATCGTCTAGGCAGCCTGTTTGGCGTGCTGCGCGGTGAAGAGAATGGGCCCAAAATTATGGTAGCTGGGCATTTTGATGAGGTTGGTTTCATGGTAACTGGCATCACTGACAACGGAATGATCCGTTTCCAGCCGCTGGGTGGCTGGCTGTCCGCTGCTGTAGCTTCACAGCGACTGCAGATCATTACTCGCAAGGGAACGCTGACAGGCGTTGTGGGGAGCACTCCCATCCATCTGTTAAGTGATGAAGAGCGGAGCAAGACTGTAGATATCCGCAAGATGTACATTGATATTGGAGCAGACAGCCGCGAAGAAGCAGAAAGCTTCGGCGTTGCCCCGGGCCAGCAAATCCTGCCGATTTGTCCCTTTACTCCACTTGCCAACCCTAAGAAAATTATGGCTAAAGCTTGGGATAACCGCTACGGATTGGGTCTGGCCATTGAATTGGTTAAAGAGCTGCATGGTAAAAAGCTGCCAAATACCGTCTTCGCTGGGGCTACTGTACAGGAAGAAGTAGGATTGCGGGGAGCACGCACTGCGGCTAATCTGCTCTCACCTGACATTTTCTTCGGTCTGGATGCCAGCGCTGCTGCCGATATGACTGGAGACCGCCAAGCGTTCGGCCAGCTCGGTCAGGGCGCGTTGCTGCGCATTTATGACCCAACGATGGTCACCCACCGCGGACTGATCGAATACGTTCAAGATACGGCGGATACCCACCGGATCAAATATCAGTATTTTGTCTCCCAAGGGGGAACGGATGCTGGTCAGGTGCATGTCAGTGGAATCGGTGTACCGTCAGCAGTAATCGGTATCTGCTCACGATACATACACACGGCCTCGTCTGTAATTCACAGCGATGACTATGCAGCAGCCAAAGAACTGCTAATCAAGCTGGTAGAAGGGCTGGACCGCACAACGCTCCAGACGATTATTGAGAATAGCTGA
- a CDS encoding aldo/keto reductase, which translates to MNRDISNRLLLSDGASVPRIGQGTWFMGDSEAHREEEIAALRLGVELGLDLIDTAEMYGDGRSEELVGEALEGIREKVFLVSKVYPYHAGNEHLARSCEESLSRLKTDHLDLYLLHWRGNIPLEETVEGMEKLVAAGKIARWGVSNLDMGDMKELLHIAEGTHCVTNQVLYHLGSRGIEHELLPWLRGHKIPVMAYSPLAQAGSLRKGLLESEAVQEIALTHGVSPLQVLLAWSIRDGDIIAIPKAGTMKHVAENAAAGLITFTKDDLWKLEDAFPRPSWKVPLDMI; encoded by the coding sequence ATGAATAGGGATATTTCTAACCGGCTGCTGCTTTCGGATGGGGCTTCTGTGCCCAGGATTGGGCAGGGAACCTGGTTTATGGGCGATAGCGAGGCCCACAGGGAAGAAGAGATCGCAGCTTTGAGACTGGGCGTGGAGCTAGGTCTGGATCTGATAGATACAGCTGAAATGTATGGAGATGGGCGATCGGAGGAGCTGGTTGGAGAAGCTTTAGAAGGGATCAGGGAAAAAGTATTTCTTGTATCCAAGGTCTATCCGTATCATGCTGGGAACGAGCATCTTGCCCGCAGCTGCGAAGAAAGTCTGAGCCGACTGAAGACCGATCATCTGGATCTTTACCTGCTTCACTGGCGGGGAAATATTCCGCTTGAGGAAACCGTGGAAGGCATGGAGAAGCTGGTGGCTGCAGGCAAAATAGCCAGATGGGGCGTATCTAATCTCGACATGGGCGATATGAAGGAACTGCTGCATATAGCTGAGGGAACTCATTGTGTCACGAACCAGGTACTCTACCATTTGGGCTCCAGAGGAATTGAACATGAGCTGCTGCCCTGGTTAAGAGGTCACAAGATACCGGTAATGGCGTACTCTCCATTGGCTCAAGCCGGCTCACTTCGCAAAGGACTGCTTGAGAGTGAGGCCGTGCAGGAGATAGCCCTTACTCACGGAGTCTCACCGCTACAAGTGCTGCTAGCTTGGTCGATCCGTGACGGGGATATTATCGCCATCCCCAAAGCAGGCACAATGAAGCATGTTGCTGAGAATGCGGCTGCCGGGTTGATTACCTTCACTAAAGATGATTTGTGGAAACTGGAGGATGCTTTTCCAAGACCGTCCTGGAAGGTTCCGCTGGATATGATTTGA
- a CDS encoding PTS mannitol transporter subunit IICBA yields MATTATKQTSSGGARVKLQQFGRMLSGMVLPNIGAFIAWGLITALFIPTGWIPNASLAALVGPMITYLLPLLIGYTGGTMVHGKRGGVIGATVTMGVIVGTTVPMFLGAMIVGPLSAWILMQFDKAVEGKIKAGFEMLVNNFSLGIIGGALSIGALKGIGPVIQGLTNVLSDGVQVLVDHNLLPLINIIIEPAKVLFLNNAINQGILSPIALGEASKVGKSILFMLESNPGPGLGILLAYWLVGRGSAKSSAPGAIIIHFLGGIHEIYFPYILMNPRLILAVIGGGVSGTFTFQLLGAGLVASPSPGSIFAYFAMTPKGGYLPMLSGVVVATVVSFLLASVLLKTVRKNDEEEMDLEAAAAKVKDMKTAGTAAQTAATSPIIAANVRNKADVNKIVFACDAGMGSSAMGASVLRKKLQAAGINITVVNSAVSEIPADADIVVTQKTLTDRAIANSPNAEHISIDNFLKSPKYDELVERLK; encoded by the coding sequence ATGGCCACAACGGCAACTAAGCAAACTTCATCCGGTGGTGCAAGGGTGAAACTTCAACAATTCGGCCGCATGCTCAGCGGTATGGTATTGCCGAATATCGGCGCTTTTATCGCATGGGGTTTAATTACGGCATTATTTATTCCAACAGGCTGGATTCCAAATGCAAGTCTTGCCGCACTGGTAGGACCAATGATTACCTACCTGCTGCCGCTGCTGATTGGTTATACAGGCGGTACAATGGTACACGGCAAACGCGGAGGCGTTATCGGTGCAACAGTAACCATGGGGGTTATCGTGGGTACAACGGTGCCAATGTTCCTCGGAGCTATGATCGTGGGTCCTTTGTCCGCATGGATTCTAATGCAGTTTGATAAAGCAGTCGAAGGCAAAATCAAAGCTGGTTTCGAAATGCTGGTCAACAACTTCTCGCTTGGTATTATCGGTGGTGCACTTTCAATAGGCGCACTCAAAGGTATTGGACCGGTAATTCAAGGTCTGACCAACGTCCTGTCCGATGGTGTTCAAGTCCTGGTTGACCATAATCTGCTGCCTCTGATCAACATCATCATTGAGCCAGCAAAAGTATTATTCCTGAACAACGCAATTAACCAAGGTATCCTTAGTCCTATCGCCCTTGGCGAGGCCTCAAAGGTAGGTAAATCCATTCTGTTCATGCTGGAATCCAACCCAGGTCCTGGTCTTGGTATCTTGCTTGCTTACTGGCTAGTGGGTCGTGGTTCTGCTAAATCTTCCGCTCCAGGGGCGATCATCATTCACTTCCTGGGTGGTATTCATGAAATTTACTTCCCGTACATCTTGATGAATCCCCGTCTGATCCTGGCAGTTATCGGCGGTGGTGTTTCCGGTACGTTTACTTTCCAATTGCTTGGTGCAGGTCTGGTAGCTTCACCATCGCCTGGTAGTATCTTTGCTTACTTCGCCATGACGCCAAAGGGTGGCTATCTACCGATGCTGTCCGGTGTCGTTGTAGCAACGGTCGTATCCTTCCTGCTGGCTTCCGTACTTCTGAAGACAGTGCGCAAGAACGATGAAGAAGAGATGGATTTGGAAGCAGCAGCAGCTAAAGTCAAAGACATGAAAACTGCTGGTACAGCTGCTCAGACTGCAGCTACATCCCCTATTATTGCAGCTAATGTTCGCAACAAAGCTGATGTTAACAAAATTGTCTTCGCTTGCGACGCAGGTATGGGTTCCAGTGCCATGGGCGCTTCTGTACTTAGAAAGAAATTGCAAGCAGCAGGTATTAACATTACAGTCGTTAACTCTGCAGTCAGTGAAATTCCGGCAGACGCCGATATCGTGGTTACCCAGAAGACGCTGACAGATCGTGCAATTGCCAACAGTCCAAATGCAGAGCACATCTCTATTGACAACTTCCTGAAGAGTCCTAAATATGATGAACTCGTGGAACGTCTGAAGTAA
- a CDS encoding mannitol-1-phosphate 5-dehydrogenase produces MKAVHFGAGNIGRGFIGLLLSKAGYEVCFVDVNEDFVSQLQERGEYPVTLASDGQETVIVNNVTALSSVTHAAEVAAAIAEADIVTTAVGVSILKFIAGTVAEGISKRVAVSAAPLHIIACENAIGGSAQLKELVYAKLDEDTRRKADASVAFPNAAVDRIVPLQKHDDILKVVVEPFYEWVVDSSEMIPGYTPIEGVHYVENLEPYIERKLFTVNTGHCSAAYLGYLRGYETIQQAMSDEPLTALVREVLEETGAVLVQKHGFDKAEHSKYIDKILERFRNPALTDEVSRVGRSPLRKLSPNDRLVSPALQAYERGLSYTALTRSMAAALLFDVTDDPEAVELQAAIAELGVEAAVTKYTGMAADHEVHQSVMAEYGKLKK; encoded by the coding sequence ATGAAGGCTGTACACTTTGGTGCGGGCAACATTGGCAGAGGGTTCATCGGTCTACTCTTGTCAAAGGCAGGTTATGAAGTATGCTTCGTAGATGTGAATGAGGATTTCGTATCGCAGCTTCAGGAACGTGGAGAATATCCGGTGACACTGGCCAGCGATGGACAGGAAACGGTTATTGTTAATAATGTAACAGCACTCAGCAGCGTAACCCATGCCGCAGAGGTGGCTGCAGCCATTGCCGAAGCGGATATAGTTACAACAGCTGTTGGCGTATCCATCCTGAAATTTATTGCGGGTACAGTTGCAGAAGGCATCAGCAAACGGGTGGCAGTTTCTGCAGCACCGCTGCATATCATCGCTTGTGAGAATGCAATTGGTGGGAGTGCGCAGCTCAAAGAGCTCGTGTATGCGAAGCTGGATGAAGATACCCGCCGCAAAGCAGATGCTTCTGTGGCGTTCCCTAACGCGGCCGTAGACCGAATTGTTCCGCTCCAGAAACATGATGATATTCTAAAAGTGGTTGTTGAGCCCTTTTATGAATGGGTCGTGGATTCCTCGGAAATGATTCCAGGCTACACGCCTATAGAGGGTGTTCATTATGTGGAGAATCTGGAGCCTTACATTGAACGCAAGCTGTTCACAGTGAACACTGGACATTGCTCAGCTGCATATCTGGGTTACTTGCGTGGCTACGAAACTATTCAACAGGCGATGTCTGACGAGCCATTGACCGCTCTGGTACGGGAAGTGCTAGAGGAGACCGGAGCCGTATTGGTGCAGAAGCATGGCTTCGATAAAGCTGAACACAGCAAATATATTGATAAAATCCTTGAACGCTTCCGCAACCCTGCGCTGACCGATGAAGTGTCTCGTGTAGGCCGTTCTCCGCTCCGGAAGCTGTCTCCGAACGACCGTCTGGTGTCACCAGCGCTTCAGGCTTATGAGAGAGGGCTGAGCTATACTGCACTGACCCGTTCCATGGCTGCTGCTCTGTTATTCGACGTAACAGATGATCCAGAAGCGGTAGAGCTTCAAGCTGCTATTGCCGAGCTAGGAGTCGAGGCGGCCGTTACGAAGTATACCGGCATGGCTGCTGACCATGAAGTACATCAATCCGTTATGGCCGAATATGGCAAACTGAAGAAATAA